The Seriola aureovittata isolate HTS-2021-v1 ecotype China chromosome 7, ASM2101889v1, whole genome shotgun sequence genome includes the window AAATTAGCTGATCTAAAGACAGATGGTAAATGTTTATCAGCCAAATGAATGATTCCGTATAGATCATCAGGaacttcattttcattaaggATGCTGGTCCTCATTATAGTGGGCTTCATCAGATCTACAATTACAAACAGCTCATACAGCAGAAAATCCTCCAGCTTCAAACATGTCAGAGCGAAACAATTTCAGATGGCATGAGGCTTTATTAGACATTGAGTGGAATTGTTACAGTTTCTAGGTTCTGAATAAAACTTCTACAAACATTACGGAAATctaatcttaaaaaaacaacctaaaatacattctgcataaaaaaaatactccataTACATGTTTGTAGAGTTTTGCAACAACCAATGACATCACAAGGACACACTTATGTCATGGGTATTTTGTGAGCATGAATGAAACAAGGAACATTTCAATAATGAGAGTATGGTGATTCTGGTTCAAGTTTTACAGATAAGGAACTTTATATGCTGTATAAAACAGAGGCAGCCATAAGACATTTGATCACCATAGGCTTCTATGTTACATTCAAAGCTGAGTTAAAtggttaaagaaaaatacaagagaAAGCTAAATTGAAACTCAGTCcttgacattttattgtcatGGTGACATGGATGATAGGATTAGCAGAATTAGGCAGAAGGCAGTGCATAATTTAAAAATTCAGTGATTATTCTGTACACATTTAAGGTATGGCTACTGGTGAGCAGGAATACATGtatacaaaaaatgtttaaagctcAGTTATTGCtttgcattatgttttcagtgtCAAGAGAAAATCCCAGTGTAACAGTGTATGACTTTTACTCTTATTTACCTGCTGCTTTGGCTTTCAGCTGCTTCTGAATATAGTAGCCAACCAGTATCTGAGGACGTTGTCCGTAACTGTGAAGAAGTTCGTGAGAGCTGCTCAGCTGATCCCCCTTCAGCCGATCCAGTAACGTCACGCAAACAACTGCCGCTTTATGCAACAACAAATGAATGATGGAAACTGAGTAACGTTTGAAGACAAAATTGTGCATTTTACGACACTGAAAAAATTGCCAGCTATGACATAATGCTGATATTGCATCTTTCTTACCTCGTAGACCACTCAGCTTGCACATAGCCGCAAAAGCTGATGATTCCATTTCAATATTACAGACCCCTGCATCTTTGGCTTTGTTGAGGTAGTCCTGTTTATCCTTCTCAGTGTAGGAGCAGAAAGCACCATCCAAACGGGCTTGCCCTGGGTGATTGATGACGGAGGATGGAGTAGGTAGACAGGAGGATAGCAAGAGATGCACATTACAGCTGAACcattgtacatgtgtgtgaacaAAGTCATTAACATATCGATGCAGCAAAACATACCTTCATAGAAATCCAGTGTACACATGGTGTTGCCTATCACTGTCTCAAACTGGTCCAGCTCTTTGCTGCACTGCAACAGCTCCTCAGCCAGGCTTTGGTCCAGATCAGTATTGCGCACCACCGTCCTCCCCAGGATCACCTGCTCAAACTTGGGCAGGAAGGTTGCATCCACAGACTGTTTGGTAACAACAACAGTGCCAGGATCAAGCCCTAAAAACCAAGAATGGTAACTGAGATACACAATTTCTAGACTAAAAATACAGAAAGcataaattaaaacacatctctCATACATGTTCTGATGACATAATGTACTGATAAAGACTATATTAAGTTGAGTCAGCATCATgtgcattttcaaattaaacatttattccTAAACACTTATTCCACTTATTTATAGGATATTTCATTCAAGATTTATAACATACTTCATCATAAAGAATTTCAGTGACtaacttaaataaaagtttaaaaaaaaaaaaactggagaaaTAACATTATGTAAAAGCAACTATTTACAAAAGCCATATCGGACAACACTTCCCTTAGGGGGGCTCCCTCTTGTggtcaaaataagaaaatgtgtctttatgaACAAACCAAGAACTCAACTGTCATAAATGACCACAATAACTAACACATCTCATGGCAAGGACATGTGACCACACAAAGAGTCTAAGGCAAATCACGTAATTTCCTCGTAGATTTCATGTTATCAAATGGTAAGGAGATCAAGTCGGTAACTAATTTCCAACAATTGTttacagattgttttgtttttaattcactaTATCACAATTCCAGTGggtcagaagtttacatacTCAAAGTTGAGTGTGCCTTGAAACTGCTTGGAAAATTCCAGCTAATGGTGTCATTGCTTTAGAAGCTTCTGATTTTACAGCCTACCTTCAAACTTGGTGCCTCTTTGCTTGACATCATGGGAGAATCAAAAGCCaagatgtcagaaaaaaatagtATGCAAGGTATTGGAGTGGCCATCACAAAGCCCTGACTTCAATTCAATTGAAAATTTGTGTGCATAACtgaaagcgtgtgtgtgtttgagcaagGAGACCAACAATAAATCATTCTCTATACTATTATTGACTTTTCACATTGTTAAAAGGAAGTTGTGACCCCAACTGGCCTCAGACAGGCAGTGTTTATTAGGATTAAATGTCAGGATTAGTGCAAAACtgagtttaaatgtattttactaAGATTTATGTAATCTTCTGACATTAACTGTGTGATTTGATAATGCAACAAATGTGAAATCAGATGTATCATAAGGCATTTACATAACAAATAATATTTCCAAATAACAAACTTACCAATTCCACCTGATGTCCCAATGCGTATAATTGTAACATCTGTGCAACGTGCATGATGGAGGAGTTTTATTAACTCATGCAACATTATGGCAATAGATGGGATACCCATGCCATGCTGAAAATAAagcagacagttttttttaattggaggATACAAAGCACGCAGAAATTTGACCTGTATTTGTTGTGTATCAGTAGAATAGCATTTGTttacaacaaataataaaattatcTTGAGGTGTTTGTTCATACATACACTGACGGAGAGTACAGGGCCAATTTTGTACATGGCATAGCGGTCTGTTCCAGCACAGATATTTGGGTACTCCGATTTGGGGTCTTCCATACTGAGCTCAGCAGCAATGTACTCAGTGAATGATTTCATTCTCCAGGGGCtgcccccaacacacacaaactaaaagaaaacacacacaagaaaaacataaatatttgctaaaaaaattaatgattatggaggtgattttttttccacaaatgaGTGCCATAAAAATCATTACTTTGACATCACCAAACATAGCTGGTAGGTTGTGAGTTCCTGTTCCGAGACTGAAGTGGTAGAGGATGTCATCTTTCAGTGTATCCAGGTGTGGgttgtgcacacaaacacggctttaaaaaggggaaaaagaaCAGatattaaagggtcagttctaGTCTTATCTAGCCATGCAGTTACTTTCAGTATTATCTTTTAAGGTTTGAGTCATTTGTCTCTTGAGGGCTCTCTTGTAGCCACCCAAGTACAGTGGAGGCGGGAATTGCTTTTGTGACACTCACAGCCGaaacattacatttgaaaacCCATAGACGTTGATGTGAAAAGTTTTCATCAGGGCTACTTTCTACTACTCAGGTGCCAGTTTATCAAGTATGGCGAGCTTAAACGAAAGCattctaatacaacagccctgcactAAACCCTGCCTTCATTAAAGCAGTGATGGGAAGGTTACTTCTGAAATCTAAT containing:
- the LOC130172157 gene encoding uridine phosphorylase 1-like; its protein translation is MDSKDDKPNVSCSSRVCVHNPHLDTLKDDILYHFSLGTGTHNLPAMFGDVKFVCVGGSPWRMKSFTEYIAAELSMEDPKSEYPNICAGTDRYAMYKIGPVLSVSHGMGIPSIAIMLHELIKLLHHARCTDVTIIRIGTSGGIGLDPGTVVVTKQSVDATFLPKFEQVILGRTVVRNTDLDQSLAEELLQCSKELDQFETVIGNTMCTLDFYEGQARLDGAFCSYTEKDKQDYLNKAKDAGVCNIEMESSAFAAMCKLSGLRAAVVCVTLLDRLKGDQLSSSHELLHSYGQRPQILVGYYIQKQLKAKAAGK